In the Candidatus Bathyarchaeia archaeon genome, TCCAGTTGTATTTGGTTGTCCCAGCTTTTTGTTCAACCATTTCGCCAAGTTTCAGAATAGTGATTGCTTGATGTGAGTCTCCTAATGACTGGGAAAAGTTGAAACAGATATCATCTATACCGCTAAAATCAGCCTTTGTGAACACGGTTTTTTCCTTTATCATCAATCCTATTAAATCCATACGAACCCTGAACAAACAAGTGCTCTCTGCGTTAAAGTCGAGAATTAATCGCTTGACTTCAGATTTTGCTAAGTCTATTCTATTTGCATCGTTAATGTTTTTTGAAATTAGAAGCGCATTTTCGACAACCCTTACCACATCAAAGCCAAAATGTTTTTGTGGATCATCTTTGTCTTTTTGCTCATAAAGTTTTATCAATTGGAGATAGTTGTCTATAGCCAGTTGCGCATAGTCACCATGCTTTTTGGGACTGAACCATAGAAAATGAGCGTATTGCGCCTTTAGCAGAGGGTTGTGAGTTGACTTCAACCTCTCAATAATGTAGTCATACGATTGTGGAACAAACGCGTCGTAAACTGGATAACTAACAAGTTTTCCTTCATTGTCGGGTTGGGTGTATAACGGAGCAACAGCATTTCCAGCAAAAGAGAAATTGAAGATGTTTATCTCCCATTGAGCTTTCGCTTCTAAGTCGCTCTTGTTCTCAATATGCATTTTATCGCGTATCTTTTGAAAAAGATTTGCGATTTCACGATATTTGTAATCGACAGCTTTCTCTTCGAGAAGTCTATACAAGCTATCTAAATCTGAGATTTCAGCCACCAACTACCCCTTGGCTCCTTTTGTTTAGCTAACTCATTATACCTTTTAGAAATTTAAGGAGTGCTTAACTTTAAAAGCAACCAACATTAAGACGATAAACAAATGAGCTGGCAAATTAAAGGTCGCATCGGGCATTTCGCCTTAAAAGTTGGACAGATTGGACAAAAATCAAGAGAAGTAATTACCAGTAGAACAAGAAGTTTCTTAAACTCAGCGATTAATTTACTGATCAAAAATTATTTTGCCTTAAATTTGTTTGCTTCATTGTATGCGGTTTTGGGAATACCAATTCAGCTATTTCTAATCGGGAATAACCAGTTATTGAACATTGCTTTAGCGATGGCTTTCATCATAGTTCCAATAGGCTTGACTTTTCCAGTGATGGTAAAAGCGGCTGAGCTTAATCCATCATCCTTTACCAAAACGTTGAAGCTAAGAGACGCGCTTTCGCAATTGTTTTGGGTATTGGCTGGTGCTGTTGTCCTCTTATGGAGTGCATTCTTTGTTATTGCAGTTTATTACACAAATTATCTTCCAAGTGAATTTGCCATCGTCTTGCCTGCGTTCATATTCTCCTATGTGGGAGTTTCTTTGGTTGAAGCCTTGATTGGCGGCTCAGCCATTGGGCTATTGTTATCAGGAAAAAATCGAATGAACCTTAGGCTCTGCGCAAGAACTTATTTCAGAGTTGCAGCAAATTGTGTTTTGGGTGCTGAGTATAAGAGCAAAGTTTGTGACTTCAAGAGTGCAATTGATTATGTAAATGCTTATCTTAGGTCTAAGTACAACCTTCAACTTCTCAAAGGGCAAGGATATTACGACTATTTCAGAACAGTTGCTTTTGCTGGAAGCGATGATGAAAAACAACGGCTTAAAGAAGCAACAATTGATTTTGCTGACAAGCTAAAAAACGAAATTGACCTTAACGAAACCTTAACAGCGACAAGAAACATCAGTGGAAAAATCGTTTGCAGTGAAGAGGATATGCTTTCAGAGATTGACTATGAAATTGGAGCCAAAAAATGGTTTACTCAGCATAGTAAAGACCTCGGTCTTGCCATTGCAGTTTTGTCGTTGCTTGTGGCATTGTGGCGCGCAGTTCAGCATTAGGTTAATGGATTTTCCAAAAGAGGTAGGCTTTTGTTTGGGATAGCATTGCAAGAATTTTGATAAGTTTACTGATCTTGATGTTGTCGGCGGTTTGCACGTTTTTAGCGTAATCGATTGTTTTTCCGAAGGGCTGATGCCTGCTGTCAGTAAACTCTTTTTGAAATCTCGGATGTTTGTTTTTAATGAATACTTCTTTAAGCACACCAATTTGAGCGGCGGTTAGGCTGTCAATTTTTCCTCGTACATAACGTGTGCTACCAACAAGTTGCATATCAAACCCTAACTCCAAGAGTACATTTGAGACTTTAGAGATGCTTTCAACCGACTTTTGTTCTGCAATCTTTTGCATGCCTGCTTTTTCCGCGAAGGGAGAATACTTTGCCATCACGGCAATTAATTCAACGTAAGGAGTTCCCGCCATAGGCAGTGTTTCACGAATCAGCTTGGCACCTAAGCCGATGGTTCGGTATTTTGGATGGATGACTACTCGGTTGATGATGCTTAGTTTTTTGTTTAGCTCTTGAATTGGCATTCTTGGAAGCATAAGACGCCTTCCATAGCAGGCTGGCGGTGGGTAACTATAAACGATGACGCCGCAGAGCTCATCTCTTCGGACCAAGCGGAAGATTTTTCGGGGAACCGCGACCTTGTGCCCGCGGTAGTGGAAACTGCTGAGTTTTTGCCAGTCTTCTCTGGTGCCTTTTTCCACTTTCATTTCTCGGATTAAGCTGCATTCGGCTGCTGGCATGTTTGGGTAGTAGTTGATTTGGATTTCTTCGCCAAACCGTTTATGCACTAGTACGCTTGGTTTTAGGTCGTCTTGTAGGTCGCTGTGGGTTGTGGCTGCTATGACTGCTTTTCCTTGTTGCCGCGCAATCTTCTGGAGGTTGTAAGCTATGATTTTGGCTGTATCACGGTCCAAGCAGGCGGCGAATTCATCCATCAGCCACCACTGTTTGCCGCTCTCGATTAGTTTAGCAATTCGATAACGGTACTTTTGCCCATCACTAAGCTGGCTGTACGTGCGCAGGAAAAGGAAGGCATCGTTTAACCCGACTTTGCTCAGCAGCTCTAAACCTTCTTCGACCGTGGCGCCGACTGTTTCGATCAGAGGCTTGTCCGGGTCAACTGCAACCTCTGACAAATCAATAGCTTCATCGCCCAGGTCTGCTCTAATGGCTCGTAGTAAAACGCTTTTGCCGCTGCCACTGTCACCCGTAATGTAAACGATATCTGTGGGTCCAATCTTTAGCGTGGCATCTAAAACCTTGAACTTCTGCGCTTCGTCAATGCCTAAGCCGAATGCTTCAGCCACGACTAGGCTTCTGGGTGTGATTTTGGTGTGGGTTTCGTAGCTGATGTTGAAGGTGAATTTTTCTTCTTCTCTGTTGTAGATTCTTCGGAGTTGGGTTATGCGGAAGGGTTCGTTTCTTCGTCTTGTCATTTCTTGGTCACCTTGGGATAACTGTTAAGAATGGTTCAGGTTCCATCTGTACGGTTGCAAACACGGCTAGGGCTATGCTCCAAAAGACGTCGTCGTGTGTTCCGTTTGGATGCGAGTAGCCTATGGCGCCGTCCTTGCGTAGGTCATAGCGCTCAACGTTAAGTTCGGTGCAGATGTCGCCTCGGTATGGGCGCTCCCAATTCAGCAGCGGATAAAAGAACTTATGATTCGCCATGCGTTGCTTAAGCAGACTTGCCATCTCGCTCTTTCGGGGCACGCTAAAGTTGACGCCTTCAGCGTTTTCCATTCCAGCAGTTTCCATGTCCGCGATGATGGATGGCCCTTCTCTGGTGAAGTCAACCCTGATTTTTTGAAATCCACCCCACCTATCCTGCAACGCCTTAAGATAGCCCAGAACCTGAGCGTAGAGCGTGGGCTGTTGGAAAATCTTCAGGTGCCTAAGAAAAAGCTTATCGTTTAGCCTTTCAACCACCGAGAGTACACAGTAGTCGCGGGTTTGAGCCAAATCCAGCCCAGCAAAGAAATCGCCTTCACATTCAGCTTCAGGGTTAAACTCTTGCAAGTCCACGCCACAGTTCTTCACGGTGCCAACGCAGGCAACGATTAAGCTTTGAGCCAGCCAAACATCCTCGTCTTCAGCCCATTCCGCCTCCATTTCCCGACGCCAACGGGCAGGGTCATCACCAAATTGGCGTTTAATCTTCTCAATAATCGCTGGTTTTAGTGGACCGTTAGGCTCGATTGCCTTGTCCCATGTGAAGTGGTGTCTTGCAAAGTCTGAGTAGTCTTTGTGGTTGCACATTTTCCAAAACATCGAATCCGTACTAAACGGCGTACTAGTCGCAATTAGCTTGCCGTTGGTTGTTCCCAACGTAAACAGAATAGCATCATACAAATCCTCATCGTTAGGCGTGAAGTTGCATTCTTCCCACCAAATAATCGAGAACGTTGGACCCCTGATAGTGTCAGGGTTGTTTGGGAACGCTTCAATGACGCTGTCGTTTGGCAGCGATATTCGGGTTTTTTGGACATGCAATCCCCGCTGCGGAAGCTTGCGGCAGAAACCGCCCATTCGCCTGATGTTGAGTTTGGTTTGGCGCCAGCTTGGACCAACAATGGCAATGTAGCTGTTCGGATGCTCCCAAGCATACTTAAGAAGCAATGCTGAAACCGAAAAGCTCTTTCCTGTTTGCCTTGGCCAACGCACCGCCAAAAACTGGTTCTTCTCAAACAACTCTGCAAGCTCAATCTGGTACTGGTAAGGTGAAAAGCCAAAGATTTGCTCAAAGAAACTCTTAACATCACCTTGTAAGCTTTGGACTTTGCGCTCGCCTAACTCTTCAACAGCAGCCATATCTTGGCGAAATCCTTCCCACTCTTCGAACAGTCTATTTTTGTGCATTGCTCTGGGACTTTTTGATAAGTTCCGCAATCTTTTTCCTAGCCTCCATTAATTCCTCTTCAAGTTCACGATAGTGAATATACTCTGCAAAACGCTCTTGGTACACTTTAGCGCCCGCGATTATGCCGCGCAGCCGCAAAACCTCAGCCTTATCCAATCCAGGCGTCTTTAGAGCATCCAACGCAGCAGCCAACATCTTTAAGGTCTCTTCGATGCTGGGCAGTTCCTCGGGCAGTTCAAGTTGGGTAGAACAACAACAATTGGAATTTTTCGGCTGTTGTTGTTCTTTCAGTAAACCGAATTTTATCAGCTTTTGACGAATCGCCTCCTCAGTATATCGACCGTCAAAGCTGAAGGCTAAAACTCTAAAGTCAGTGGTTCCCGTTGTGTACCAGTCTTTGAGTTTCTTTTCGTCATCTGCTGGCCATGGTTTGCCTTTGGTCATGTTTTCTGCCCCACAAACAACCCAATGACCGTGCCGCTTAGCCCCGTGATGGACGCGAAGATTTCAGCGTTCCAAGTATGCAAAAACGCCAGATGCGCAAGTTCCAAAGCGGACATAAAAGCGGTCATGCATATGGCGAATTTGACGCCTAACAGAAGCTTAGCAGTGGGTTCTTCAACGATGAGGCGACCTCTTTCAAAGCGTCTGCGAGTCAAGGCACGCTTAATAGGGTCTGCCATCGATGCTCAACCTCCGCTGTGCAAGTGCTCTCCGAAATGTCCTTGGGCGATTCATCGAACGGTGCCCACCCATCATAAAACTATTAACAAGCATACTAGCCGATTCGCTTTGAATGTGCTCTTTTAACAACACGGAAACCCCTAAAGCCCAACCCATCGGTATTGCGGTGTAATCTAAATCGAAGAGGCCATCGGCATAGCGAAAACTGTTCTGTGCAATCACAATATGCTTAACACGGTCACCGATTAGCCCAACGAATATTCCCCAACTCTTCACGGGCAC is a window encoding:
- a CDS encoding ABC transporter ATP-binding protein: MTRRRNEPFRITQLRRIYNREEEKFTFNISYETHTKITPRSLVVAEAFGLGIDEAQKFKVLDATLKIGPTDIVYITGDSGSGKSVLLRAIRADLGDEAIDLSEVAVDPDKPLIETVGATVEEGLELLSKVGLNDAFLFLRTYSQLSDGQKYRYRIAKLIESGKQWWLMDEFAACLDRDTAKIIAYNLQKIARQQGKAVIAATTHSDLQDDLKPSVLVHKRFGEEIQINYYPNMPAAECSLIREMKVEKGTREDWQKLSSFHYRGHKVAVPRKIFRLVRRDELCGVIVYSYPPPACYGRRLMLPRMPIQELNKKLSIINRVVIHPKYRTIGLGAKLIRETLPMAGTPYVELIAVMAKYSPFAEKAGMQKIAEQKSVESISKVSNVLLELGFDMQLVGSTRYVRGKIDSLTAAQIGVLKEVFIKNKHPRFQKEFTDSRHQPFGKTIDYAKNVQTADNIKISKLIKILAMLSQTKAYLFWKIH
- a CDS encoding terminase large subunit domain-containing protein, whose protein sequence is MAAVEELGERKVQSLQGDVKSFFEQIFGFSPYQYQIELAELFEKNQFLAVRWPRQTGKSFSVSALLLKYAWEHPNSYIAIVGPSWRQTKLNIRRMGGFCRKLPQRGLHVQKTRISLPNDSVIEAFPNNPDTIRGPTFSIIWWEECNFTPNDEDLYDAILFTLGTTNGKLIATSTPFSTDSMFWKMCNHKDYSDFARHHFTWDKAIEPNGPLKPAIIEKIKRQFGDDPARWRREMEAEWAEDEDVWLAQSLIVACVGTVKNCGVDLQEFNPEAECEGDFFAGLDLAQTRDYCVLSVVERLNDKLFLRHLKIFQQPTLYAQVLGYLKALQDRWGGFQKIRVDFTREGPSIIADMETAGMENAEGVNFSVPRKSEMASLLKQRMANHKFFYPLLNWERPYRGDICTELNVERYDLRKDGAIGYSHPNGTHDDVFWSIALAVFATVQMEPEPFLTVIPR